From Pyrenophora tritici-repentis strain M4 chromosome 1, whole genome shotgun sequence, the proteins below share one genomic window:
- a CDS encoding CDC27 multi-domain protein yields the protein MSDSERDGPSEAAIASKLRDTVIAIHKSGKDDDLTVKRVRARAEKELGLEEGFFKTNSTWKQKSQELIVDAVDKFCTDEPSPQPTPKKQVPTPRAKPAEKKTKAASETTRGVKRKAAAPAKKAKKRAKTESEESEAHLSEPPAEISDAESEPPKKPARWTNKTVAEDSDEEEEAPKSTDKPSAEVEEESKQPEAKEEISDSDLSSVIDEAPAKKKKAAAAKGKKEKAPAKPKAAPKAKAEDDPDTVEVKRLQGWLVKCGIRKVWARDPELSKCDTTKEKIRVLKGWLKDVGMDGKYSNEKAAKIKEQREFAKDLEAIKEGELAWGKTNEVTATGRPSRRAAARPVPQQKIVLEDDSEEEAESGGDDNSDDSE from the exons ATGTCTGATTCTGAACGAGACGGTCCCTCTGAGGCGGCCATTGCTAGCAAATTGCGCGACACTGTCATAGCGATACATAAATCCGGAAAAGATGACGACCTTACTGTCAAGCGCGTTCGTGCGCGCGCCGAAAAGGAGCTAGGCCTGGAAGAGGGCTTCTTCAAGACGAACTCGACATGGAAGCAGAAATCCCAGGAGCTAATTGTAGATGCTGTG GATAAATTCTGCACCGACGAACCCTCACCACAGCCGACGCCTAAGAAACAAGTACCCACACCGCGAGCGAAGCCTGCAGAGAAAAAGACCAAAGCAGCATCCGAAACTACGCGTGGCGTAAAGCGCAAGGCAGCTGCGCCAGCGAAGAAGGCAAAGAAGCGCGCAAAGACCGAGTCCGAAGAGTCCGAAGCCCATCTCTCAGAGCCACCTGCCGAAATCTCCGATGCCGAGAGTGAGCCCCCAAAGAAGCCAGCACGGTGGACCAACAAGACTGTGGCAGAGGACTCggatgaagaggaagaggcgcCAAAGTCAACTGATAAACCTAGTGCTGAGGTAGAGGAGGAGAGCAAACAACCAGAGGCAAAGGAAGAAATTTCAGATAGCGATCTCTCAAGCGTCATAGACGAGGCACCTGCTAAGAAGAAAAaggctgctgctgcaaagGGCAAGAAAGAAAAGGCGCCTGCCAAACCAAAAGCTGCGCCCAAGGCCAAAGCCGAAGACGACCCAGACACTGTCGAAGTCAAACGGCTTCAGGGCTGGCTGGTCAAATGCGGTATCCGCAAAGTCTGGGCCCGCGATCCTGAGCTCTCGAAATGCGACACCACCAAGGAAAAGATCCGTGTACTCAAGGGCTGGCTAAAAGACGTTGGCATGGACGGAAAATACTCAAATGAAAAGGCGGCAAAGATAAAGGAACAAAGGGAGTTTGCGAAAGACCTCGAGGCTATCAAAGAGGGTGAGCTGGCGTGGGGCAAGACAAACGAGGTCACGGCTACCGGTCGACCTAGTCGCAGGGCAGCCGCTAGACCCGTGCCACAACAAAAGATTGTACTAGAAGATGATAGCGAGGAAGAAGCAGAAAGTGGAGGAGATGACAACA GCGACGATTCTGAGTAA
- a CDS encoding glycosyltransferase family 20 protein, whose protein sequence is MPEAPTKLVQPESSEGRLLLVSNRLPITIKRSDEGKYDMSMSSGGLVSGLSGLSKTTTFQWYGWPGLEVPEDEAQSLNDQLKEKYNAVPVMLDDELADRHYNGFSNEIMWPLFHYHPGEITFDESAWDAYTEANRLFAKAVAKDVQDNDMVWVHDYHLMLMPAMLREELGNTKKNVKIGFFLHTPFPSSEIYRILPVRNEILLGVLHCDLIGFHTYDYARHFLSSCSRILGLATTPNGVEFQTKVVTVGAFPIGIDPEKFDEGLQKPKVQERIAALEKKFQGVKLIVGVDRLDYIKGVPQKLHALEVFLTEHPEWIGKVVLVQVAVPSRQDVEEYQNLRAVVNELVGRINGKFGTIEFMPIHFMHKSVSFDELIALYAVSDVCLVSSTRDGMNLVSYEYIATQEKRHGVMILSEFTGAAQSLNGSLIVNPWNTEELADAIHDAVTMGDEQRSLNYQKLSKYVRKYTSAWWGESFVTELRRISEMPDRKVHFANVTVAGVDDSAKTDGEKASEEPASTTQA, encoded by the exons ATGCCTGAGGCGCCAACAAAGCTCGTCCAGCCCGAGTCGTCCGAAGGACGTCTGCTACTCGTATCAAATCGCCTGCCCATCACCATCAAGCGCTCCGATGAGGGCAAGTATGACATGTCCATGTCCTCAGGTGGACTTGTCAGTGGATTGAGCGGACTGTCCAAGACGACGACATTCCAGTGGTATGGCTGGCCGGGTCTGGAGGTGCCTGAAGACGAGGCCCAGAGCCTGAACGACCAACTCAAGGAGAAGTACAACGCGGTACCTGTCATGCTCGACGACGAGCTCGCAGATAGGCATTATAACGGCTTCTCAA ATGAGATCATGTGGCCGCTTTTCCACTACCACCCCGGTGAGATCACTTTTGACGAATCCGCTTGGGACGCTTATACAGAAGCCAATCGCCTGTTCGCAAAGGCGGTTGCGAAAGATGTACAAGACAATGACATGGTTTGGGTACACGACTACCACCTGATGCTCATGCCAGCTATGCTGCGTGAGGAGCTCGGCAACACCAAGAAGAATGTCAAGATTGGCTTCTTCCTGCACACACCCTTCCCCAGTTCCGAGATTTACCGTATCCTCCCTGTCCGTAACGAGATTCTGCTGGGTGTACTCCACTGCGATCTCATCGGCTTCCACACATATGACTATGCTCGCCACTTCCTGAGCAGTTGCTCGCGTATTCT CGGCCTCGCCACAACACCCAACGGAGTTGAATTCCAAACCAAGGTCGTCACCGTCGGCGCTTTTCCCATTGGTATCGACCCCGAGAAGTTCGATGAGGGCCTCCAGAAGCCCAAGGTACAAGAGCGGATAGCGGCGCTCGAGAAAAAGTTTCAGGGTGTCAAGCTCATCGTCGGTGTGGACCGTCTTGACTACATCAAGGGTGTTCCCCAGAAGCTACACGCTCTCGAGGTCTTCCTCACCGAACACCCCGAGTGGATCGGCAAGGTTGTACTTGTCCAAGTCGCCGTTCCCTCCCGCCAAGATGTCGAAGAATATCAAAACCTGCGCGCCGTGGTCAACGAGCTTGTCGGTCGCATCAATGGCAAATTCGGCACCATTGAATTTATGCCCATCCATTTCATGCACAAGTCCGTTTCTTTCGACGAACTCATTGCCCTCTACGCCGTTTCTGACGTCTGTCTCGTCTCATCGACGCGTGACGGTATGAACCTGGTGTCCTACGAGTACATTGCTACCCAGGAGAAGCGACACGGTGTCATGATTTTGTCAGAATTCACTGGCGCTGCACAGAGTCTCAACGGCAGTCTCATCGTCAACCCCTGGAACACTGAGGAGTTGGCAGATGCCATCCACGACGCAGTCACAATGGGCGACGAGCAAAGGAGCCTAAACTACCAGAAGCTCTCCAAATACGTCAGGAAATATACAAG TGCCTGGTGGGGCGAGTCGTTTGTCACCGAGCTTAGAAGGATCTCGGAGATGCCAGACCGCAAAGTGCACTTTGCCAACGTCACCGTTGCGGGTGTTGATGACTCAGCAAAGACAGATGGAGAGAAGGCTTCTGAAGAACCCGCTTCCACTACTCAGGCCTAA